The following are encoded in a window of Gasterosteus aculeatus chromosome 5, fGasAcu3.hap1.1, whole genome shotgun sequence genomic DNA:
- the LOC120819411 gene encoding uncharacterized protein LOC120819411 produces the protein MRLLLLLLLLLRVVFPEQKHLLAPVNVSASRLVWNVPKYRERSRVTAADALTDAQSHIGGALLYLALTWGETREEERKGRTGRGILEFRVADIMEDSVLERYFQKNSSRAEPEEAFMDLLPDELLTLCKDNSQNVSAEFPAQPETPVTPVTPVTFVTSETRDRQQPDIVFQIHNVVSTIKLGCSLDLLHIGRRARNTEYRPKVFQALTMRIRKPPTTAQFYKSGSMVCLGAKSEEQSRVAAWRFFRIMQKLGLPVRFLDFKIQNIVASCETFPVRLEQLARYQPCSYQPELFKGLHLRVVPSATVTMFSSGKMVVSGAKSLDAVRRALGTMCSIVRRFGR, from the exons AtgcggcttcttcttcttcttcttcttcttcttcgtgtgGTTTTCCCGGAGCAGAAACATCTGCTCGCGCCTGTGAACGTGTCTGCGTCCCGCCTCGTGTGGAACGTCCCAAAATACAGAGAGAGGTCACGTGTCACTGCGGCGGACGCTCTCACTGACGCCCAGTCGCACATCGGGGGGGCTCTGCTGTACCTGGCGCTCACCTGGGGCGAAacgagagaagaggaaaggaaaggaaggacaGGACGGGGGATATTAGAA TTCAGGGTCGCTGATATCATGGAGGACTCTGTGCTGGAGCGATACTTCCAGAAG AACTCCTCCAGGGCGGAGCCAGAGGAGGCGTTCATGGACCTGCTACCTGACGAGCTCCTGACGCTGTGTAAGGATAACTCCCAGAATGTCTCAGCCGAGTTCCCGGCTCAACCTGAGACCCCTGTGACCCCTGTGACCCCTGTGACCTTTGTGACCTCTGAGACCCGCGACAGACAGCAGCCAGATATCGTCTTCCAGATACA TAACGTCGTCTCCACCATCAAGCTTGGCTGCTCTCTGGACCTGCTGCACATAGGCCGCAGGGCCCGGAACACAGAGTACAGACCAAAG GTTTTCCAGGCGCTCACAATGAGGATCCGTAAGCCGCCGACTACGGCGCAATTCTACAAATCCGGAAGCATGGTCTGTTTAGGAGCCAAAAG TGAGGAGCAGTCCCGGGTGGCAGCCTGGAGGTTTTTCCGCATCATGCAGAAGCTGGGCCTCCCGGTCCGCTTCCTGGACTTCAAGATCCAGAACATTGTGGCCTCCTGCGAGACCTTCCCGGTCCGATTGGAGCAGCTGGCCCGCTACCAGCCCTGCAG CTATCAACCGGAGTTGTTTAAAGGTCTTCACCTCAGAGTCGTTCCCAGCGCCACGGTCACCATGTTCTCCTCTGGGAAGATGGTAGTGAGCG GAGCTAAAAGCCTGGACGCCGTCAGACGAGCGTTGGGGACGATGTGTTCGATCGTGAGACGTTTCGGGAGGTAG
- the smim36 gene encoding small integral membrane protein 36 — protein MGLMEFYLEIDPVTLNLIILVASYVILLLVFLISCILYDCRGKDPTKEYAPDTSPAAAAPPPPPPAAGQSPIHLVVMQNSPAASTRNEAGRGEPPTPDLSREREKRTTLV, from the coding sequence ATGGGGTTAATGGAATTCTACCTGGAGATTGACCCGGTCACCTTGAACCTCATCATCCTGGTGGCCAGCTATGTCATCCTGCTCCTGGTGTTCCTCATCTCCTGCATCCTGTACGACTGCCGGGGCAAAGACCCCACCAAGGAGTACGCGCCGGACACCTCTCCTGCCGCTGCagcgcctccccctcctcctccggcagcCGGCCAGTCGCCCATCCACTTGGTGGTCATGCAAAACTCCCCCGCCGCCTCCACCCGCAATGAAGCCGGCCGAGGCGAGCCGCCGACGCCGGACCTGAgccgggagagagagaagaggacaaCCCTGGtctga